Genomic window (Cyprinus carpio isolate SPL01 chromosome B7, ASM1834038v1, whole genome shotgun sequence):
taatttattttaatgagagaTTTACTTTGTTAAACTACAtatacatttttcactctttgccccatcaaaaatatttaaatttattttatttaattcatacattGAAAAACATATTCCTCCTAGGACAGCATAAATTGCTTCAGCATAAATTTAGGACTAATTCCTTTTTTCTATCATTTAATCTAAAACACtctgttaaaattaaatgttacataaaatgtaGGTACATATCTAGCTAACATGCAAATTGTGAGgcctaatattaaaataaaaaatccggGCTCGCGTCACATTGTCCTTTAAGCTTTGAGGCCAAtaatcaaaatcatcaaaatttatCAAAACATGGCAATAATGTGAACTATTTGACACTGGTAGtatgaaaaacaaagatttaataAAACTCCGAAATGTTCCCCCCCTCACATTCATTTGTTACATACTGATGCTTTATGAAAGTATGCAGTGGTTATAGTTCCTGATCAAATCTGTTTTCCAAATCCAAACCAggtttttaatctttaatctttttaatctttATACAAGATTGCAATTCTGGCGGAAGAACCTTCCAAAGATAGTGCAACAAAATCACACTGAACCCGTAAGTCGTTACTGACTACAAGCAGATACAATAGAACCTTTTTACATTTGCCCGATCAAACATTTACGTAGGAGGAAACTAGGCAAATGAAGTGTGCCAGTCTTCCTGTtgcagtgagtaaatgatgttatGAATGTTTGAAGGTGGAAAGTTGGCTTTACTGGATGCATACAGTGCATTTGTGCAGGGAGGGAGATGCTCACAATGGAGCAAATAGAGGCAGCCTTGTACCAGAAGATGAAGATATCTGAGAAATTAAATGAGAAGCAGATGGAAAGAATGGAGGGAACTGGGGAAGACCTCACCATGGACAGAGGACTACAGAAGGAGCACATCCTCAAGTGGTTTGTGGAGACTCAGGCTGTGCTCATCTTGTGTGATGGAAGTTTTCCGCCCTGGTTCCAGGGCTTCATCTCCAGACAGTAAGAGATAATGAGAGATAAGAGGTTTAGTAATTGTTTCACCATGAGGTGTAAAAGCACCTGAACAAATTAAATAGGCCTACTGTCTGTTTATGAGTAATGGTGAAGGAGATGCAAATGTTTATGATTGTGAATTGAGGCAGTTGCACTGGTGCACTGTGGTAACTTATACTGTTTGCAGGGAAGCAGAAGATCAGCTCAGAGACAAGAATGTTGGTTGCTTCCTTATAAGACTCAGCGAAAAAGCCATTGGATATATTCTTTCATACAAGTAAGAATAACCATTTTTCTGTAACACTACAATAGTagctcatttgttaacattatttaatgcattagctaacatgaactaacaacaaGCTATATAAGAATTAATTAATCAtctttaacattagtaaataaaaatacaattgttaaTTGATTGTTTATGTTGGTTCACAGCTCAATAAAGAATGttaatacaatattttgaaatattaaaacctTTTGAAATGTATTAGTAGATGTTGAAATTAATAGTAACTGAGATAAATCAATTCTGTAGAAGTACTGTTATTTGTTAGTTGATGTTAATATTGGCAAATCAGGCCTTATTGTAGAGTGTTAccaaatttagtcattttaagcAGATCCTTCAGTATATTAAGTTAAAACCCCTACAATGCAGAGGGAAAATAAACTAGCTAATGGTTCTAACCTTTAAAAAACTGTTTGAAGCTACAGTGTTTTCGGTTGTTTCATTTCTCTAATGCTTTATGCTGACAGAGGACAGGATCGTTGTCGccattttgtcataaatcaaacCAAGACTGGCCTGTTCAGCGTTTCTGGTGATTCCACCACTCATAACAGTCTGACAGAGCTGATCAATCACTTTAAAACCACACCGATCCAGCCTTTTGGAGAGTACCTgacttcatataacacagatatGGACTCTGTGGAAGAGGTATCAATCATACTTTGCATTctttttaaaggtgcactcagtaattattcttcattaaaaaagtattatatataaagaaattaatagtacTTTTAAAATCATGTTCAATCACATTAGATGAAGAATCCATttaatatacactgaacaaaatgaacacaacattttttgttttgcccccatttttcataagctgaactcaaagatctaagactttttctatgtacacaaaaggcctttttctctcaaatattgttcacagatctgtctaaatctgtgttagtgagcacttctcctttgccgagataatccatccacctcacaggtgtggcatatcaagatgctgattagacagcatgattattgcacaggtgtgccttaggctggccacaataaaaggccactctaaaatgtgcagttttatcacacagcacgatgccacagatgtcgcaagttttgagggagcttgcaattggcatgctgactgcaggaatgtccaccagagctgttgaccgtgaactgaatgttcatttctctaccataagctgtctccaaaggtgtttcagagaatttggcagtgcatccaaccggcctcacaaccacagaccacgtgtaaccacactagcccaggacctccacatccagcatcttcacctccaagatcgtctgagaccagccacccggacagttgctgcaacaatcagtttgcataaccaaagaatttctgtacaaactgtcagaaaccgtctcagggaagctcatctgcatgctcgacctgactgcagttcgtcgttgtaaccgacttgagtgggcaaatgctcaaattcgatggcgtctggcactttggagaggtgttctcttcatggatgaatctcggttttcactgtacagggcagatggcagacagcatgtatggcgttgtgtgggtgagcagtttgctgatgtcaacgttgtggattgagtggcccatggtggcggtggggttatggtatgggcaggcgtatgttatgaacaacgaacacaggtgcattttattgatggcattttgaatgcacagagatactgtaACGAGAttctgaggcccattgttgtgccattcatccacgaccatcaactcatgttgcaaggatctgtacaaaattcctggaagctgaaaacgtacaagttcttgcatggccagcacactcaccggacatgtcacccgtTGAGCAtttttgggatgctctggattggggtacacgacagcgtgttccagttcctgcctatatccagcaactttgcacagccattgaagagtagtggaccaacattccacaggccacaatcaacaacctgatcaactctatgcgaaggagatgtgttgcactgcgtgaggcaaatggtggtcacaccagatactgactggttttcagaaccccccccaaaccccccaatacagtaaaactgcacattttagagtggccttttattgtggtcagcctaaggcacacctgtgcaataatcatgctgtctaatcagcatcttgatatgccacacctgtgaggtggatggattatttcggcaaaggagaagtgctcacttacACAGATTacgacagatttgtgaacaatatttgaaagaaataggccctttgtgtacatagaaaactcttagatctttgagttcagctcatgaaaaatgggggcaaaaacaaaaagtgttgcatttataattttgttcagtgtaagtAGACTTTATttgatcacatgaccagccaaaTTTCACTCACTTTATCTTGTTAATCCAGATTTGCTTATGGAAAATCAAATCACGGTTAACTGAGAATAAATTCGTTAATGGCATCAGAATGGAAATTGTTTGAGTGTAGGGCATATTGGCAAGCAcaacaatctaaaaaaaataaaaaataataaaatactaagtTAACTTTTGAAtacatgaaaacaaagaaaatatcaaCATGGTAGGAAATGTTTTACAATGCATATCATTTTGCATTGTCATTCTTCTAGGATGGCAAAAATGAGCTTTATGATGTGGTTCAAAATAAGCCCAGAGTCAATGCGGGTGTTAGCGTTAAGGCTCTAAGAAGTTTATGGGAACAAACTAACAATATCCCACAAAACACGCCTCCTGTTCTGTATTCTAAAAGTGGCCGGAAACTTGAGATCTCCACCTCTATTGACAGGAACATCCTGTCCCAGGTAACCAAGTCAGCTCTAGTAACCATGGCTAATTCTATGATATAAAACCTTTTTACATATCTAGTGTTGAAATTCATTTATGTGTTGAATAAATCATTAGGGTATGAAAGTTCCACCATTGCCAAAGAAGAATACATCACTTCGGAATTCCTTAAGCGCCGGTTTTCCTGGTACAAATCCATCACAAGAACAACACAGCTTTTCAGAATCAAGGACATCTGGAAGGGCAGGTGGTGACGAGAGAGCAAACGGCAAAAAAAGTGATATCTTCGACACAGAAGGCTACAGCTCTCAATTTAAGTTGCCTGTCCACGATGAAAACAATCAGTCTTTAACCTCTACTTCTTGTAACATAATGCCCTCCATTCCTCAACAACCTCCTTTAGTTCCACCCAAAACAGCCTCCTGCTCTTATGCTGTCCTTGATCTTAAAAAACGAAATATTGGAGCTTGCAGAGTACCCTATACTGACCAAGAAGCCCTACAGCCCAACCCACTTTACCAGACCGCATCTGTGGTGTGTGCTGAACAGAAGGACCAGCCCGGGCAAGAATATGACAACCATATAAAGCCCATCGACAACATGCTTTTAGCAGAAAACCCCTATCAAGACATACCTGAACAACGTGACAGTAATACCTATGAACACATAGCTGAGAGCAACACCTATGAGGACATCCGATTGACAGACAGCAACACGTATGCGAGTTTGGATGAGATGCAACCACACACACCAAGCATCTTGGGGAAGAAGGTGAGACCTGatataataacaaacataatttttgtacttcttattttctaaaaaaattaaagaactgCTATCATTTGCAGAATCATAAGTGGTGGAAACTTCGTCTGGAGAATAAGAAGTAATGGTCATCAGGTGAATGCAAAAGCtgagaaaaatgttttcatttaatgtttcatttaaagtaatcCTTTTATGTTGGtgtgtacagtatacatataACTTCAGTACAGTATGGTTTCTACACTTAAACAATGCTGAACATTTTTAAGCAAATACAATGGTACAATGAAATGGTTATGATAAAACACCTGCTCTGATTATATCTATTGTTATGACTGAATTTCCCACTGTTTTCTCAGGACTTTATCTTTCAATGTAGACTAGACCTGCGTAATTTAGAATTTTGTAATTAGTATAGTGGTCACAGCCTATCAGCGTTTTCTGTAACCCTAATCCAGCAATCCATACTGTTTGTATGATACAACAGTCTTTCTCTACACATCTGAAACCATAACACTGCACAGCATAACTGAATAAACCATGGGGATAACATACAATAAGTGTGAGTATTGAGTAGATTGAATGCATTGTGCTTTCTATCTCCTTTAAAGTTAATAGTACTATGTGATTTGCAATTTCGGATAATAGCTGATTTAACCGATGGTCATATAATCACATCTCTGAGCCACTGAGACATTTCCAAATGGTTTGGACTTTAAATATTGATCCACCTACAACCTCATGATGGACTGGTCAACTTTTGaaggcttaaaacacatctcttccatctttatttgaccctctaactttagcactcactattctaattctactcttaaaaaaaaaaaaaacctaactgcctttctaatctttttgtattctatctattttcttttcatttattatacaattataaaaaagacctttaacagtagcttgctctattctttttctattctatctgttttctttttatttattatattatttaaaagccattgctatgtgtactgcatttaagctaactgagacttgttatagcacttgcttatcattgctcttttgttgtttttgattgcttccattgtcctcatttgtaagtcgctttggataaaagcgtctgctaaatgactaaatgtaaatgtaaatgtaaatataataaagtgTGCTTGCATTGTTTAGCCAATCAAGCTTGAAAATCAGGCTAGCAGCTAAAATCAATCTTTCAGGGGCTTCACTGTATTAGATTTATGAAAAATGTGTATGATTCCTAATAATTATACATGCTTATACTATAAATTGTACAGTACTCACATGATGAAATCAAGTGTCTTGAAGATCATGTTCTCAAAGTGAAGAAGTGAGAGCTTTCCATCTCCATTCAGGCCTGCTTACTTTATTACCTTATGGGCAACCAGTCTCCTCTTTATTTCTTTGGTAGAAAATGTAGACAGGTCATTCAAGATGAACAAAACAATCCTTCCTCATGACTGTTCAAGGCAAACAGCCCTTTATCAACAGATGAGTTATACGTGGTCCATTTGTGTAGAGGTACCAAGTTGGGGGCCAGTATACGAAATTGACCATTAATTCAAAAACAGATGAAATCgaattttctttatttcaacTAGACCTGAACTAGAGACTGACAAATACTATAGTTATCTCAGCCTAAAATATAACTGTGAGAATGGCAACatgtattcattaaataaaacattaggtTCACATTAATCAGTTCTTCTAGTAAAAAAGCAGAATCCTTTAGAAAGAGAATCACTACAGACTTAAATCTGGACACATACACCAACCTCACTTTCTTAACCAGTGAATTAAACTATGTGTGTTTGTCTTCTGACAGGCCAGATGTTCTAATCTGCTGTACTACTTTACATTTCAAGGTAGATTAAATGCAAACACGTTGAAAACACTGACGCAATAGGAGATTTACTTATCAGTCCCTCTGTGGCTCCTGAGCAGACATTCTGAGAACTGTACGCTGGTGATGAAGTTTCAGTCTCCTCCGGCAGGCGGggacatttacaaacaaaattcATTATCTCCACCAACAGTTAAATGTTTCCAGAttgcttaaaaaacataaatggcatatGGAGAAATCAAATAGGCCTAAGGGAAATTTGGTATGAACAACAGGTTTGTCtctaaaatgaaaatcatataaTGTATACTTCAGAAACCTGACATAAATGTGggtattaaaatgacaaagtaaCACCGCATCATGAACCATTTGGATCAAAAAGTCCGGTATTGCCCAGATGTATGTGAAAGTAACAGGGTGTGTCTCAATACTGGATTTTACGCTGCTTCGTTTCATTGCTCCTCCGTTCTACAGCCCGAGACCCGGAAACGCAGGTACTGCACTGCGAGATCGGAGGGAACTTCCAAAGAAGTTAGGAAAAGCGAGAAATACGGGAGTTTTTTTGTTGGACGAAACACCTAACGCACGCATAGATTCATCACCACCCTCTTCACATATTCATACGTCTTGcttgaatataaaagaaaaaaaaagttttttttttt
Coding sequences:
- the sh2d7 gene encoding SH2 domain-containing protein 7 — translated: MLTMEQIEAALYQKMKISEKLNEKQMERMEGTGEDLTMDRGLQKEHILKWFVETQAVLILCDGSFPPWFQGFISRQEAEDQLRDKNVGCFLIRLSEKAIGYILSYKGQDRCRHFVINQTKTGLFSVSGDSTTHNSLTELINHFKTTPIQPFGEYLTSYNTDMDSVEEDGKNELYDVVQNKPRVNAGVSVKALRSLWEQTNNIPQNTPPVLYSKSGRKLEISTSIDRNILSQGMKVPPLPKKNTSLRNSLSAGFPGTNPSQEQHSFSESRTSGRAGGDERANGKKSDIFDTEGYSSQFKLPVHDENNQSLTSTSCNIMPSIPQQPPLVPPKTASCSYAVLDLKKRNIGACRVPYTDQEALQPNPLYQTASVVCAEQKDQPGQEYDNHIKPIDNMLLAENPYQDIPEQRDSNTYEHIAESNTYEDIRLTDSNTYASLDEMQPHTPSILGKKNHKWWKLRLENKK